Genomic segment of Gopherus flavomarginatus isolate rGopFla2 chromosome 2, rGopFla2.mat.asm, whole genome shotgun sequence:
CAGGAAAAAGTTCATATTTATTACCAAAGagactttaaacaggagtcggtTGCACATCATGGCCTATGTTCTTCAGCAGTGTCTTGTGATTGGGGGGCCCCCTCAGTTTTCGGTTGGGCCTGCAAGAGGTCTGATTTTAAGCAAGTGCCAAACAGTTACCTTCTGAAAAACCAGACTCCTTTAAGGCTTCTCCAGCTGGGCTCCCAAAATTTAGACCCCGTTAAGATAATTTTAAATTTGGAAAGCACTCTGggctctactgatgaaaagtgccatgtgaGAACTAGGTAGCTTTATTAAATACCCCTTACAGAATGGTGGCATGAAACTGCCAGCAGTTATAGAACAGTTATCCAGCACTGGCTGTAGGCTGGATATTTAAGGAATTTAGTGGGTTGTTTTAGGCTGCGATTTTCCAAGCAGCCTGAGGGAATGTGATGTCCCGGAGTTGGATGTCTAACTCCGGTAGGGAGAcacagtgggtgaggtaatatcttatcaGACCAACTTcgcttggtgaaagagacaagctttccagcttgacctgaagaagagctctgtggggctcgaaagcttgtctctttcaccaagagaagttggtccaaataaAGGAGAttccttcacccaccttgtctctctcgtatcctgggaccaacacagctatgacAACACTGCACACTCCTGGAGGTCCAACtggaaatcccagcctccctgtaTGTCACATGACGTCAGGACCTGCAAAGcgctcccagcccagggactccTGCCccgtctctctcacacacaaagagGTCTAGCTGGGGTTTGTTGCTCAGGGGACAGGGCACTGCCCATGGGGCAGTGGTTCCCCAGGTGGATTTTCAGATGGCAGTTCAGTGACTGTTTGTAGCGGAAGCTCTTCTCACACTGGGGGCAGCGGTGGAGTCTCTCGCCCGTGTGCACACGCTGGTGCTTCAGCAGGTGGTGCTTGCGGATGAAGCACTTGTCGCACTGGGCGCAGGcgtagggccgctccccggtgtggaTGCGGAAATGGTTGGTGAGCTGGGATTTCTCCGTGAAGCGCTTCCCGCACTCCCCACAGtggtagggccgctcccccgtgtgGATGCGGAAGTGGCTGGTGAGCTTGGACTTCTCCGTGAAGCTCTTCTGGCAGGTGGGGCACTGGAAGGGGCGCTCGCCCGTGTGCAGCCGCCGGTGATCGACCAGGTAGTACTTCTGGGTGAAGCTCTTCTCGCACTCGGGGCACTGGTAGGGCCGCTCACCCGTGTGCACGCGCTGGTGTTTCAGCAGGTGGTGCTTGCGGATGAAGCGCTTCCCGCACTGGGCGCAGGCGTAGGGCCGCTCGCCGGTGTGCGTGCGGTAGTGGTTGGTGAGTTTGGACTTCTCCGTGAAGCTCTTCTCGCAGTCGGTGCactggtagggccgctcccccgtgtgGATCCGCTGGTGCCGGACCAGCTGCGAGGGGTGGGTGAAGTTCTTCCCGCAGTCCGTACAGAGCAGCGAGCCCTCGCCCTTCCCTGCATGGAGTCGCTGGTGGACGAGGAGGCTTATCTTCAGCCTGAAGCTCTTCCTGCACTTAGTGCAGGTGTACGGGCCCGTGTGACCGACCTGGTGCTTGAGAAGGCTGGATTTGAGGCTAAAGTTTATCTCGCCCTCAGAGCATTTGTAGGGTTTTGCACCTGCCAGGACCTGGCTTCTCTGGGGATGTAGGAGACTGGATTTCTGACTGAGGCCTTCTCCACATGCTGGAGAAATGCAGCCTCCCCCTGCTGTGTGGACTCCCTGGTGCACTGCAAACAACTGCTTACAGACAAAGCTTTCCCCACATTCATTGCATATATACGGCCCCTCTCCTGGGGGACTTTCCTCCTGCTCAGTGGCTGGTGCAAGGCCGCTGAAGTCTCCTCCACATGGAGTGGGCTGGCCCAGGCTGCTTCCTGCAGGGTTTCCCTGCTGTGTCAGTGAGCTGCACTGACTTCCGTGGCTCCATCTCTCAGCAGATCTCTGGAAATCCTCCTCCAAGCTTCCCTGCACCCCCCCGGGAAGTTCCGGGATGGCAGCACTGTCCTCAAGACACCACTCATCTGCTGGAATACAAAGGGAATCCAGAGAGGATTTAACAGCAACCTCTTCCCAGGATGTTCCTCATTCACCAGgaaagcccaggaaggtttgAGAGTGGAGAGGGTTCCTGACTGCAGGGTGCCTAGCACACTGCTGgagccatataaataaataatcataaagcctttcccactcctgcccccccatACTGCTTCACCATAGCTACCTTGTCCTTACACATTTATCACTTTCCCACCCCCATGTTCTGGTCCTCCCGCCAATTATCTACCTCCACTGCCCAGTCACATCCCTCTCCTCTGCCGGCAAAGCATTTCCTGTGTACATAACTCACCCTTGATGGGCTCCGTAGGGATTTCTCTCTCCACCAAGCCCCCCTGACTCTCAGCACATGGTGTTTCCTCTTGTTTAATCCATGAACTGTCACTGGGAGTAGAAGTGGGAGATCCTGTTCACGGGAAGGAGAATGACATTAGGTTTCTCTCACATCCGCTGAACCCTGCAGGGAGGATTTCAGGGCAGATGGCAACATCTGACTGGCATCAGCACTAGCTGTGAATGGCGAAAACTCCCACAGAGAAGGAACATGTTGATCAAACTCATCAGAAGAGATATAACAATTACAAGAGCACAGGAAGCTCATATTAATTTCCTGCCCTTGACGACTTCTTGCTGCTTCCAAGTTGCTCTGGTCCATTCCTGCTCACCTGTGCTGGGAGGCGGCGGAGATTCTCTTTTTTGAGATTCCTGCTGTTCCTGGACTCGAGACTCTACCCCGGGTTCTACTGGGGACTGAGCATCAGGCATGGAAGCAGCATTGTCTGTTCATGGGAAAGGACATTAAGGGGATTAGGGTTTGGTTAATAATTCACTGAGTTCACATCTACAAATCCCCAGAATTTTTAACTAGTTTAAACCAGCCCCTTCCATAGGCCATGGGTAGCACCCGGGGCAGTAAATGATAGGGTGGCTGCTCTTTTCTTAAGGACAGGGCTGATGTGGGACTGGCTTTGTCTGGGCTCAGGCACTGTGAGCCGATCACTGCCAAGTAGTGTGGAGCAAAATGGGGCCTGCAGGATACGCTTTAGGCACCCCCTATCATGCGTGGGGAGAGAGATCAGGAAGAGGGGCTCCCTACCTCCTTGTGCATAAGACCAGAGCCTTCCAGAGGCCAGGCTAGCAGGTGCCTACAGCCTGAGCACTATACTGAGGAGCATCTGGCACTTCCAAGATCTGACTGATACTAAAGGAATTTTCAACTCATCTTTACCCAGCGAGATCAACGTCTCATAGTTGTTCCTCATTGTGTTCTTGTGAAGCTCCTCCCGCCGTTGCTCTAAAGCCCCCCACTCCTGCCCGGAGAAACAGCCTGAGACCTCATCGAACTTCACAGGGACCTGAAATCACAAGCGTCACACCCTCAgcacttcctgcccccactggggagaggattcagcgcctcccctccccagcacagtGTCATACAAACCTCCTTCGTCACCACCTTCAGAGCATGACGCAGCTCACCCATGCCTCTCACAGTGCCCCCAACGCTCCCTCTCATGCCTGTACTCTGCCCAGTTCCCTCTTCTTAACACTCTGTCAGCTTCACCAGGTTCTGATGTTATGTCTCCTCTCATGCGGCCCCTTACATCAGGAAAGCATCCAGCAGTGCGTATGCCAAGCATTCTCCCTCATGCCTTCTCCGAACCCAATACTTTCATCTAGCCTTCCACTGCTGATTGAGCATGGCTCTACTCCCCGCTTCATGCCTTAGCCTGCAATAGTTTGATTGGTGTAACTGCAGGTACCTCGCCCTGGCCCCTTCAAACCTCTCCCTGCAAGCAGGGATACCCACTCGCCGAATCTGTGATAGCGCTATGGGCAGAGACCACAGCTAGGATGCTCTGGACCAATTCATATCACCTGTTTTCCCTTTACCTCATTTCCTCCTCTCTCCGGGTGCCGAATCAGCAATTGCATCCCTCGCTCCTTATGAAGGAAAATACACAAAACCAAAAACTGGCACTTACTGATCACTGACCAGTTGCATACCAGGAAAAGCTGCAGGCTCAGTACTACAGGTTAAGACTCGAGTACCAACATTCCAAACAATAGCTCTGGACACTTGCTAATTTCCTGTTCTCGTTGCATGGCTCCCTGTACTCACGTGGAATCTGAGAGCCTGTCACAGCATCTTAGCGTAAGACAGAGTGTCTTGTAGGTCTCCCCCTTTGACTTGTCTGTAGATGGGGAGGAGAAGAATGGAGCTAAGGAGCCCCAACCAGTGCCTTGTTGTGCACCAGTGCACCCAGTCTATCCAAGACATTTTGTAATAGCCTGAATATCCCTGGGCTACACACCCCTGGGACAGCTTTACTCCTGCCCCTCCGTGCTAGCTGGGATATTGTTACCTTGGGGACTTCTCCCTGTGCGCCTGGGGGAAGTTTTAGAATCCAGACATCTTTTTTCTTCAGCAGGTTCTCCATGTTCTCCAGCCTCCTCTGCAGCAGCCCGTACTCCTGGATCAGAGTTCCCAGCACGGCCCATTTACTCTCCAGCTGGTTCCCGAACTCCACCACTGTCCTCTCACAGCCGACTAGTTTGTTCTCTGCCATCCCCATTCTTCCCTCTAGCGTCAACAGTCGCGTGGCATGTGACTCCATGGTCGTCTCCACCGCTACCTCTGGCCACATGGCAGTttgttccagcggcagctgcatTTCTGCCTCAGAAGTATGATCGGAGGCAGCCAGGGGCATTAAAGGCACCGGTTGCTCTGCTGTGACATCCCATTGCGGAGCCTGCTTACAAGGAGAAAAGAA
This window contains:
- the LOC127045845 gene encoding zinc finger protein OZF-like isoform X4; this encodes MGRAGNSDPGVRAAAEEAGEHGEPAEEKRCLDSKTSPRRTGRSPQDNAASMPDAQSPVEPGVESRVQEQQESQKRESPPPPSTGSPTSTPSDSSWIKQEETPCAESQGGLVEREIPTEPIKADEWCLEDSAAIPELPGGVQGSLEEDFQRSAERWSHGSQCSSLTQQGNPAGSSLGQPTPCGGDFSGLAPATEQEESPPGEGPYICNECGESFVCKQLFAVHQGVHTAGGGCISPACGEGLSQKSSLLHPQRSQVLAGAKPYKCSEGEINFSLKSSLLKHQVGHTGPYTCTKCRKSFRLKISLLVHQRLHAGKGEGSLLCTDCGKNFTHPSQLVRHQRIHTGERPYQCTDCEKSFTEKSKLTNHYRTHTGERPYACAQCGKRFIRKHHLLKHQRVHTGERPYQCPECEKSFTQKYYLVDHRRLHTGERPFQCPTCQKSFTEKSKLTSHFRIHTGERPYHCGECGKRFTEKSQLTNHFRIHTGERPYACAQCDKCFIRKHHLLKHQRVHTGERLHRCPQCEKSFRYKQSLNCHLKIHLGNHCPMGSALSPEQQTPARPLCV
- the LOC127045845 gene encoding zinc finger protein 354C-like isoform X1, whose translation is MAERAAAQQAPQWDVTAEQPVPLMPLAASDHTSEAEMQLPLEQTAMWPEVAVETTMESHATRLLTLEGRMGMAENKLVGCERTVVEFGNQLESKWAVLGTLIQEYGLLQRRLENMENLLKKKDVWILKLPPGAQGEVPKVPVKFDEVSGCFSGQEWGALEQRREELHKNTMRNNYETLISLDNAASMPDAQSPVEPGVESRVQEQQESQKRESPPPPSTGSPTSTPSDSSWIKQEETPCAESQGGLVEREIPTEPIKADEWCLEDSAAIPELPGGVQGSLEEDFQRSAERWSHGSQCSSLTQQGNPAGSSLGQPTPCGGDFSGLAPATEQEESPPGEGPYICNECGESFVCKQLFAVHQGVHTAGGGCISPACGEGLSQKSSLLHPQRSQVLAGAKPYKCSEGEINFSLKSSLLKHQVGHTGPYTCTKCRKSFRLKISLLVHQRLHAGKGEGSLLCTDCGKNFTHPSQLVRHQRIHTGERPYQCTDCEKSFTEKSKLTNHYRTHTGERPYACAQCGKRFIRKHHLLKHQRVHTGERPYQCPECEKSFTQKYYLVDHRRLHTGERPFQCPTCQKSFTEKSKLTSHFRIHTGERPYHCGECGKRFTEKSQLTNHFRIHTGERPYACAQCDKCFIRKHHLLKHQRVHTGERLHRCPQCEKSFRYKQSLNCHLKIHLGNHCPMGSALSPEQQTPARPLCV
- the LOC127045845 gene encoding zinc finger protein 354C-like isoform X3, with amino-acid sequence MPLAASDHTSEAEMQLPLEQTAMWPEVAVETTMESHATRLLTLEGRMGMAENKLVGCERTVVEFGNQLESKWAVLGTLIQEYGLLQRRLENMENLLKKKDVWILKLPPGAQGEVPKVPVKFDEVSGCFSGQEWGALEQRREELHKNTMRNNYETLISLDNAASMPDAQSPVEPGVESRVQEQQESQKRESPPPPSTGSPTSTPSDSSWIKQEETPCAESQGGLVEREIPTEPIKADEWCLEDSAAIPELPGGVQGSLEEDFQRSAERWSHGSQCSSLTQQGNPAGSSLGQPTPCGGDFSGLAPATEQEESPPGEGPYICNECGESFVCKQLFAVHQGVHTAGGGCISPACGEGLSQKSSLLHPQRSQVLAGAKPYKCSEGEINFSLKSSLLKHQVGHTGPYTCTKCRKSFRLKISLLVHQRLHAGKGEGSLLCTDCGKNFTHPSQLVRHQRIHTGERPYQCTDCEKSFTEKSKLTNHYRTHTGERPYACAQCGKRFIRKHHLLKHQRVHTGERPYQCPECEKSFTQKYYLVDHRRLHTGERPFQCPTCQKSFTEKSKLTSHFRIHTGERPYHCGECGKRFTEKSQLTNHFRIHTGERPYACAQCDKCFIRKHHLLKHQRVHTGERLHRCPQCEKSFRYKQSLNCHLKIHLGNHCPMGSALSPEQQTPARPLCV
- the LOC127045845 gene encoding zinc finger protein 354C-like isoform X2 → MAERAAAQAPQWDVTAEQPVPLMPLAASDHTSEAEMQLPLEQTAMWPEVAVETTMESHATRLLTLEGRMGMAENKLVGCERTVVEFGNQLESKWAVLGTLIQEYGLLQRRLENMENLLKKKDVWILKLPPGAQGEVPKVPVKFDEVSGCFSGQEWGALEQRREELHKNTMRNNYETLISLDNAASMPDAQSPVEPGVESRVQEQQESQKRESPPPPSTGSPTSTPSDSSWIKQEETPCAESQGGLVEREIPTEPIKADEWCLEDSAAIPELPGGVQGSLEEDFQRSAERWSHGSQCSSLTQQGNPAGSSLGQPTPCGGDFSGLAPATEQEESPPGEGPYICNECGESFVCKQLFAVHQGVHTAGGGCISPACGEGLSQKSSLLHPQRSQVLAGAKPYKCSEGEINFSLKSSLLKHQVGHTGPYTCTKCRKSFRLKISLLVHQRLHAGKGEGSLLCTDCGKNFTHPSQLVRHQRIHTGERPYQCTDCEKSFTEKSKLTNHYRTHTGERPYACAQCGKRFIRKHHLLKHQRVHTGERPYQCPECEKSFTQKYYLVDHRRLHTGERPFQCPTCQKSFTEKSKLTSHFRIHTGERPYHCGECGKRFTEKSQLTNHFRIHTGERPYACAQCDKCFIRKHHLLKHQRVHTGERLHRCPQCEKSFRYKQSLNCHLKIHLGNHCPMGSALSPEQQTPARPLCV